One part of the Carassius gibelio isolate Cgi1373 ecotype wild population from Czech Republic chromosome B6, carGib1.2-hapl.c, whole genome shotgun sequence genome encodes these proteins:
- the si:dkeyp-67f1.2 gene encoding protein FAM3C, translated as MELIRVLVVLNFFFRQPVYLFWTGLFNPHFGCCPHKRCSINYFPFHIHSGVANVVAAKTCFNNTIIMGGIKNNAGQGLNIVLANGATGEVLRNKNFPGILESRDPEELLVYLKTLKRGHIVLVASHIDPTQKLTDEIRAIFSALGSTVVKSLKPRDGWVFTGAYGINVASPFEKVIQNDVRSNTYEDWPEMGEIIGCCPRISETE; from the exons ATGGAGCTTATTAGGGTGCTTGTagtactgaatttttttttcaggcaacCTGTTTACTTGTTTTGGACAGGTCTATTTAATCCTCATTTTGGTTGCTGTCCACATAAACGGTGCTCTATCAACTACTTTCCCTTCCACATTCACAGCGGTGTAGCCAATGTGGTGGCTGCAAAGACCTGCTTTAACAATACAAT CATCATGGGTGGCATTAAAAATAATGCAGGACAAGGGCTGAACATTGTGTTAGCAAACG GTGCAACCGGTGAGGTTTTAAGAAATAAGAACTTTCCTGGAATCCTGGAATCTAGAG ATCCAGAGGAATTACTTGTCTATCTAAAGACACTAAAACGAGGACATATAGTGCTTGTGGCCTCACACATCGACCCTACACAAAA GCTCACCGATGAGATTAGAGCTATATTCAGTGCACTGGGCAGCACAGTGGTCAAATCCCTGAAGCCCAGGGATGGCTGGGTATTCACAGGCGCCTATGGAATAAATGTAGCTAGTCCTTTTGAAAAGG TCATTCAAAATGATGTGAGGAGCAACACGTATGAAGACTGGCCAGAGATGGGGGAGATCATTGGCTGCTGTCCCAGAATATCTGAGACTGAATAA